The Penaeus vannamei isolate JL-2024 chromosome 39, ASM4276789v1, whole genome shotgun sequence genome window below encodes:
- the LOC113804656 gene encoding uncharacterized protein: MKTQVLYFLVAVATVTADRRPTYSYGPPQESFEYSEESSEAKYAFDWAVRHAYSGNDFGHQESRDGDFTQGSYYVQLPDGRLQKVTYYVDGDSGFIPEVEYEGEARYDSAESREYGRPRPVYAAPESEESRESRPVYTPRPVYAAPDSEESLEIPVYIQQEPIYRPVYTTPRPVYTTPRRVYTTPRPVYTTPRRVYTTPRPVYTTPRPVYTTPRPVYTTSRPVYTTPRPVYSAPESEESYEAPVYAPPQGSYGAPH, encoded by the exons ATGAAGACTCAG GTTCTGTACTTCCTTGTTGCCGTGGCTACTGTGACTGCAGACAGGAGGCCTACCTACTCCTATGGGCCGCcgcag GAGTCGTTCGAGTACTCGGAGGAGTCGTCGGAGGCCAAGTACGCCTTCGACTGGGCCGTCCGCCACGcctactccggcaacgacttcggccaccaggagtcccgcgacggcgacttcactcagggatcctactacgtgcagctccccgacggccgcctgcagaaggtcacctactaCGTGGACGGCGACTCAGGCTTCATCCCAGAGGTCGagtacgagggcgaggctcgctaCGACTCGGCTGAGTCTCGGGAGTACGGCCGGCCCAGACCCGTGTACGCCGCCCCCGAGTCGGAGGAGTCCAGGGAGAGCCGCCCCGTGTACACGCCCAGGCCCGTGTACGCCGCGCCGGACTCGGAGGAATCCCTAGAGATCCCTGTGTACATCCAGCAGGAGCCCATCTACAGGCCTGTGTACACCACTCCTCGACCCGTGTACACCACACCCAGACGCGTGTACACGACTCCTAGGCCCGTGTACACCACACCCAGGCGCGTGTACACCACTCCCAGACCCGTGTACACCACACCCAGGCCCGTGTACACCACACCCAGACCCGTGTACACCACATCCAGACCCGTGTACACCACACCGAGGCCCGTGTACTCTGCCCCAGAATCGGAGGAGTCTTACGAGGCCCCCGTGTACGCCCCCCCCCAAGGGTCCTACGGCGCCCCTCACTGA
- the LOC113821112 gene encoding uncharacterized protein — protein MSLGSALTTYISGRRGPQVTFLGSTMNRTLAMLLCLMGSLICVEPYRDNYDVSQESLEDYFDANPYERYDYDWSVRYDLVSGDVSREEPREKASAERIDEPSRGSYVVQLPDRRIQTVTYYYDTKLGFVAEVSYEIEPEINKI, from the exons ATGAGTCTCGGATCGGCGTTGACCACGTATATAAGCGGACGTCGCGGCCCGCAAGTCACTTTCCTCGGCTCGACCATGAATAGAACA CTGGCCATGCTGCTGTGTCTGATGGGCAGTCTGATCTGCGTGGAGCCATATCGTGACAACTACGACGTCTCGCAG GAATCGCTTGAAGACTATTTCGATGCGAACCCTTACGAGAGGTACGACTACGACTGGTCGGTTCGGTACGACCTTGTTTCGGGCGACGTCAGCCGGGAGGAGCCCCGCGAAAAGGCCTCGGCTGAGCGGATCGACGAGCCTTCCAGAGGGTCGTACGTCGTGCAGCTTCCCGACCGACGCATCCAGACCGTCACGTATTACTACGACACTAAACTCGGATTCGTAGCAGAGGTGTCGTACGAAATCGAACCCGAGATTAATAAAATATAA